The following proteins are encoded in a genomic region of Triticum dicoccoides isolate Atlit2015 ecotype Zavitan chromosome 1B, WEW_v2.0, whole genome shotgun sequence:
- the LOC119349880 gene encoding leucine-rich repeat receptor-like serine/threonine-protein kinase BAM3: MAASVLPLLALVLVLLCRLDHLAVATASSPDPDSDSHWSQQQAAALVAIKGSFTSSPPALHASWTIANHAGLCRSWPAVACDGRRGGTVVSLDLSAHNLSGALSPAVANLTGLRFLSLSNNALAGDLPPALAALSDLRHLNLSNNQFNGTLQRLDLSALPALQVLDLYDNDLAGPLPDAGKLPLKTLVHLDLGGNFFSGAIPRSFGSLEAVQFLSVAGNSLTGSIPPELGNLTALRQLFLGYFNQFDGGIPAELGRLASLVHLDLASCGLQGGIPPALGALTRLYTLYLQTNQLNGTIPPELGNLTALRFLDVSNNALTGEVPPQLAALRELRLVNMFINRFRGGVPEFLGDLEHLQVLKLWQNNFTGSIPATLGRAAPLQEVDLSTNRLTGEVPRWLCARGQLQILILLNNFLFGPVPEGLGDCPTLTRVRISNNYLTGELPRGFLYLPALTTVELQSNYLTGHLPEDDSTPAKERKMLSLLNLSSNRFNGSLPASIGSFSSLQTLLLSGNQLAGGIPREVGRLKRLLKLDLSGNNLTGEVPGEIGECTSLTFLDLSVNQLTGGIPGARLAEIKVLNYLNVSWNKLEGGVPAEISGMKSLTAADFSHNDLSGVVPQSGQFAYFNATSFAGNPRLCGTTIASSNPCNLTSMSGPRLWPDGGGDKQPASTSSVGRLKLAAALGLLACSVAFAAAAVATTRSAMQRRRRQRGSGGWRMTAFQQKVSFGWADVVQCVKENQVVGRGGAGTVYRGTMPGGEAVAVKRIPAAGGGGGDDGGFWAEVRTLGRIRHRHIVRLLAFCSSGDGKSNLLVYEYMAKGSLGDVLHGEGGDGNVMAWATRLRVATEAAMGLCYLHHDCSPTILHRDVKSNNILLDEGMEAHVADFGLAKYLRHGHGAASECMSAIAGSYGYIAPEYAYTLKVDEKSDVYSFGVVLLELITGHRPVGPHLGDDGSLDLVQWVRARVDQGAGVEAVLDPRLGGDVPAWEAAQALFVGMLCVQEQSVERPTMREVVHMLQQAKLPPTPSLVRGRAMPMPAAASRVHDEDAAAGGGSDSECEGR; encoded by the exons ATGGCGGCATCCGTCCTCCCACTGCTGGCACTAGTGCttgtcctgctctgccgcctcgaTCACCTCGCCGTCGCCACGGCCTCCAGCCCCGACCCCGACTCCGACTCCCACTGGAGCCAGCAGCAGGCCGCCGCCCTGGTCGCCATCAAGGGCTCCTTCACCTCCTCGCCGCCGGCGCTGCACGCCTCCTGGACGATCGCTAACCACGCCGGCCTGTGCCGCTCCTGGCCGGCCGTCGCCTGCGACGGCCGCCGCGGCGGCACCGTCGTCTCGCTCGACCTCTCCGCGCACAACCTCTCCGGCGCGCTCTCCCCGGCCGTCGCCAACCTCACCGGCCTccgcttcctctccctctccaacaacgcGCTCGCCGGCGACCTACCCCCCGCCCTCGCCGCGCTCAGCGACCTCCGCCACCTCAACCTCTCCAACAACCAGTTCAACGGCACCCTGCAGCGCCTCGACCTCTCCGCCTTGCCCGCGCTCCAGGTGCTCGACCTCTACGACAACGACCTCGCCGGCCCGCTCCCGGACGCCGGTAAGCTGCCGCTCAAAACGCTCGTCCACCTCGACCTCGGCGGCAACTTCTTCTCCGGCGCCATCCCGCGCAGCTTCGGCTCGCTGGAGGCCGTCCAGTTCCTCTCTGTAGCCGGCAACAGCCTCACCGGCTCCATCCCTCCCGAGCTCGGCAACCTCACCGCGCTCCGCCAGCTCTTCCTCGGCTACTTCAACCAGTTCGACGGCGGCATACCCGCCGAGCTTGGCCGGCTCGCCAGCCTCGTCCACCTCGACCTCGCCAGCTGCGGCCTGCAGGGCGGCATTCCACCGGCGCTCGGCGCGCTCACCAGGCTCTACACGCTCTACCTCCAGACCAACCAGCTCAACGGCACCATCCCGCCGGAGCTCGGCAACCTCACCGCGCTCCGCTTCCTCGACGTCTCCAACAACGCGCTCACGGGTGAGGTCCCGCCGCAGCTCGCCGCGCTGCGGGAGCTCAGGCTCGTCAACATGTTCATCAACCGCTTCCGTGGCGGCGTCCCGGAGTTTCTCGGCGACCTTGAGCACCTCCAGGTGCTCAAGCTGTGGCAGAACAACTTCACGGGCTCCATCCCGGCGACGCTCGGCCGCGCGGCGCCGCTGCAGGAGGTGGACCTGTCGACGAACCGGCTCACAGGGGAGGTGCCGCGGTGGCTGTGCGCGCGCGGCCAGCTCCAGATCCTCATCCTCCTCAACAACTTCCTCTTCGGTCCCGTGCCGGAGGGGCTCGGCGACTGCCCGACGCTCACGCGGGTGCGCATCAGCAACAACTACCTCACCGGCGAGCTCCCGCGCGGCTTCCTCTACCTGCCGGCGCTCACCACCGTCGAGCTGCAGAGCAACTACCTCACCGGCCATCTTCCAGAGGACGACAGCACCCCGGCGAAGGAGAGAAAGATGCTGTCGCTGCTGAACCTGTCGAGCAACAGGTTCAACGGCTCGCTGCCGGCGTCCATCGGCAGCTTCTCGTCGCTGCAGACGCTTCTCCTCAGCGGCAACCAGCTCGCCGGCGGCATCCCGCGTGAGGTCGGTCGGCTGAAGCGGCTGCTGAAGCTGGACCTGAGCGGCAACAACCTGACCGGCGAGGTCCCCGGCGAGATCGGCGAGTGCACGTCGCTGACGTTCCTGGACCTGAGCGTGAACCAGCTTACCGGCGGGATCCCGGGGGCGCGGCTGGCGGAGATCAAGGTGCTCAACTACCTGAACGTGTCGTGGAACAAGCTGGAGGGCGGCGTCCCGGCGGAGATTAGCGGGATGAAGAGCCTGACCGCCGCCGACTTCTCCCACAACGACCTGTCGGGCGTGGTGCCGCAGAGCGGGCAGTTCGCCTACTTCAACGCGACGTCGTTCGCCGGCAACCCGCGGCTGTGCGGGACGACGATCGCGTCGTCCAACCCGTGCAACCTGACGTCGATGTCCGGGCCGCGGCTCTGgccggacggcggcggcgacaagcAGCCCGCGTCGACGTCGTCGGTGGGGCGGCTGAAACtggcggcggcgctggggctgCTGGCGTGCTCGGTAGCgttcgcggcggcggcggtggcgacgacGCGGTCGGCGATGCAGcggaggcggcggcagcggggcAGCGGCGGGTGGCGGATGACGGCGTTCCAGCAGAAGGTGTCGTTCGGGTGGGCGGACGTGGTGCAGTGCGTGAAGGAGAACCAGGTGGTGGGGCGGGGCGGGGCCGGCACGGTGTACCGCGGCACGATGCCCGGCGGGGAGGCGGTGGCGGTGAAGCGCATCCCggcggcggggggcggcggcggggacgacggCGGGTTCTGGGCGGAGGTGCGGACGCTGGGGCGGATCCGGCACCGGCACATCGTGCGGCTGCTGGCCTTCTGCTCGTCGGGCGACGGGAAGAGCAACCTGCTGGTGTACGAGTACATGGCGAAGGGGAGCCTCGGGGACGTGCTGCATGGGGAAGGTGGCGACGGGAACGTGATGGCGTGGGCGACGCGGCTGCGGGTGGCGACGGAGGCGGCGATGGGGCTGTGCTACCTGCACCACGACTGCTCGCCGACGATCCTGCACCGGGACGTCAAGTCCAACAACATCCTGCTGGATGAAGGGATGGAGGCCCACGTGGCGGACTTCGGGCTGGCCAAGTACCTCCGGCATGGGCATGGCGCCGCGTCCGAGTGCATGTCCGCCATCGCCGGATCCTACGGCTACATCGCGCCAG AGTACGCCTACACGCTCAAGGTGGACGAGAAGAGCGACGTGTACAGCTTCGGCGTGGTGCTGCTGGAGCTCATCACGGGGCACCGGCCGGTGGGCCCGCACCTGGGCGACGACGGCAGCCTGGACCTGGTGCAGTGGGTGCGCGCCcgggtcgaccaaggggccggcgtgGAGGCGGTGCTGGACCCGCGGCTGGGCGGCGACGTGCCGGCGTGGGAGGCGGCGCAGGCGCTGTTCGTGGGGATGCTGTGCGTGCAGGAGCAGAGCGTGGAGCGGCCCACCATGCGCGAGGTCGTCCACATGCTCCAGCAGGCCAAGCTGCCACCAACTCCGTCTCTTGTGCGAGGCCGCGCCATGCCTATGCCTGCAGCTGCTTCCCGTGTCCACGACGAGGACGCTGCCGCGGGAGGAGGATCGGACAGTGAATGCGAAGGCCGATGA